From Halorussus lipolyticus:
CGGGCGTCGCCGTCGTCGGTCTTCGCTGACGCTTTCGAGTCGCAAACGAGGACCGACGCCTCCTCGTCGCGCCACGTCACGTCCTTGCGGACGAACTCGTCTTCGTCGCGGTAGACCGCTCGGGCGTCGCCGTTGAACCGCCAGAGGTCGCCGCAGTACTTGCTCGCGCGCTCCTCCATCGGTTCTTCGAGGCCGTGCGACGAGGCCACCACCGGCCCCTCGGGCACGAAGGCGTCGTCGTCCCAGTCGTCCTCGATGAGCGAGTGGACCGCCTCGGGGAACTGGGTGAGCGACGCCGCCTCGGAGACGCGCTCGCTGTCGCGCTGGCCGGGGGCGCGGACCACCAGCGGGACGTGCAGGAGGGCCTCGTGGATGCCAGCGCCGTGGGCCGCGACGCGAGCGCCGGGCCGGACCCGACTCGGTTCGCCGAAACCTTCGCCGTGGTCGGCGGTCACGACGACGAGGGTGTCGTCGAGGACGCCGCGCTCGTCCAGTGCGTTTACGACGCGCCCGATTTGGTTGTCCATCTGGTGGATGGTGCCGTCGTAGAGTCCTTCGAGAGCCTTGCGTTGCCACCACGGCCGCTGGCCGCCGTTGAACTCCCACACTTGGTCCTGCATCTCGTCTTGGAGGTCCCGGAGTTTCTCGCCGCCCCACCCGTCGTGTCCGGCGTCGGGTTCGTAGGGGAGGTGGCCGTCCATGAAGTTGATACAGGCCGCCCACGGGCCGTCTCGGTCGTCCTCCCAGTCGAGAAAGAGGTCGGTATAGACTTCGGCGGGGGTACTCGCAGTGAGCGAATCCGGGAGATACCGGGGGTAGTCCCACGCCAACTTCGTGACGACGCCGTTGGCCAGCGATTTGACGGGTTCGTCGCTCTGGAGACAGTGTTTGAGATAGTCGAGATACTGGCCCTGCCCCTCGGTCAGCACGAAGTTACTCGGGTCCACGCCCTCGGGATACGGCAGATTCCGGGCACCTTCCACGGTGTCGAAGGCGTCTTTGAGTCCCACGTCCATGTCGGTAATCCACGTGTTCTCGGAGAAGACGCCCGTGTCGTAGTCGTGGTCGTCCCGGAGCGTCTCGAAAATTGTGTGTCCGGACTGGAGGGAGTGGCGCGCTCGCGTGACGCCGTGTTCCTCGACGTGGAGGCCGGTGAACATGCTCGTGTGGCTCGGCAGACTCCACGTGCCGGGCGAACGTGCCTGCTCGTAGACCGTCGCCTCCTCGGCGAACGTCTCGAGGAACGGAGTCGTCTCGTGTTCGTGTCCGTAGAGGCTAGTGTTACCCGCCCGGACGCTGTCGAGGATTATTAGGAGAACGTTCGGCCTCATCGCTTGCCCAGTTGAGCTTTGGATGTATAACTCCGCCGTTTTCGTGTCGGTCGTCCGTCAGAGAACGTCGTACCGCGCCACCACGCGCTCGGCGACTTCCTCCCAGTCGAGGAGGTTCGTCGCGTCCGGGGTGCGCTCTCGAACTGCCCCTACCGCGTCGGCGACCTCCTCGGGCGCAGGTCGGTCGATGGCGGCCACTCCCGCGTTCGACGCCCAGTCATCCAGCGCGCTCCCGGTCCGGACGACGCAGGGCGTCCCGCTGGCCAGCGCCTCGGCGACCGTCATCCCGTAGGCCTCGAACGACGAGAGCAGGAGGTAGGCCGACGCACCGGCGTAGAGTCCCGGCAGTCGCTCGTCGGCGACGAATCCCAAGAACTCGACCCTCTCGGCCACACCCGCCTCTCCGGCGACTCGCCGTAGTTCGTCCCGGAAATCGCCCGACCCGGCCACGAGGAGGTCGTACTCCGGCAGTTCCGACAGCGCGCGAATCGCGTGCTGGACGCCCTTGTACTCCTCCAAGCGACCCACGCAGAGGAGGTAGGGCCGGTCGCGCTCCTCGGACGTGGCCTCGGCGAATCGTTCGACGCGCAGACCGTTTGGAATCACGGTCGCTTCGACGCCGAAGTCCGCCCGGAGGCGGTTTCGCTCCCACTCGCTGACCGCGATTACCTCGTCGGCCCGGTCGAGCGCCCACCCGCCGAGGGGCCGATACAGCGAGAGGAGTCGGTCCCGGAAGTCGCTGGCGCTCCCGCCGTGGTAGTGTGGCGTCACGACGAATCGGGAATCTCCTGCGCCGAGCGCCGCGAAGAACGCGGGCAGGGAGTGGTAATTGTGAGCGTGAATCACGTCCGGGTCGGCACGCCGAACTGCTGGCGCGATTCCGGGCGCGACGTGGAAGGCTCCTCCGGGTGCGAACCCGCGAAATCGCCGAACTTGGACGCCGTCTCGGACGTGTTGGCGAGGCACATCGTCCCCGGCATCGGCCGTGAAGACGGTCACGTCGTGGCCGCGGGCCGCGAGTCGCTCGCTAATCTCCGCGACGTGGGTCTCGACGCCGCCGGTGTGGGGCGGATACCGCGGCGTCACCTGCAAAATCCGCATGGGTCAGTCGAACGCTTCCCGGAGGTCCTCGTCCACTTCCCACGTTCCGTCGCCCTCGCCCCGGAGGAGTTCGGTCCCAGCGTGGAGGAGCGAGACCTGCGAGTCGAAGATGGCGTAGAACGCTTGCAGGGGGCCGAGGAGGTCCTTCTGGCCCAACCAGACGAATCCGGCGAGCGCCGCGGGCACCGCCAGTCCCGCGAGGCCGAACACCGAGATTCCGGCCGCCGTGACCGCCAGCACGTCGAGCGCGACCAGCCACGGCGAGGCTATCATGAACCACCAGTTGAACGGGAGGACGACTTTGCCGTACTTGCCGTACTTGCCGAGGGCGTCCCGATGCTGGACGAGCAGGCGAATCAGGCCCATCCCTCTGCGGTCCTTCTGAAGCCTGCGCTTGCTGAAATCGGAGTGGGATGCCTCCTTGTACCGGACCGCGGGGTCGAAAATCACGCGGTCGCCGCCCCGGCGAATCTTCAGCGCCAACTCGGTGTCGTCGGCCAGCGACTCGGGGTCGATGGGGACGATGGCGTCGTTCTCGAACGCCGAGAAGGGACCGTGGAAGATGAGCGTCGAATCGAGGTGGGATTCGAGCGTTTGGATGTGCGCCTGTACTCCTCGGTATCCGGCCTCGACTTCGCTTCCGCCGAGGACCTCGGCGTTCTGGCCCGTGACCGCCGAGACCTCGGGGTCGGCGAGGTTGGCCGCGGCCTCGCGGAGCGCGTCGTCGGCGACGTAGGAGTCGCAGTCGGTCTTGACGACCATCTCGTTCTCCGCAGAGGCGTAGGCGTCGTTGAGCGCGGGGGCGAGTCCTCTGCGCTCGGTCTCTCGGATGAGGTTCAGGTCGGGGGACTCTCGGTCGGCGAAGTACTCCTCGACCAGTTCCGGCGTCTCGTCGTCGCTGGAGTCCACGACGACCAACTCGACCTTCTCCATCGGATAGTCCAGCGAAATCACGTCGTCCAGTTTCTTCTCGATGATGCCCGACTCGTTGTAGGTCGGAAGGACGATGCTGACCGTCGGTTCCGCGTCGCGCTTGTCGGCGGGAGAACCGCTCGGTCGAACCAGCGCGTAGAGGGTGAGATACGCGAGGTACGGCAGGGCCGTGGCGGCGACGAGCGCCCCGGCGGCGGCCACGAGGGAGTTCATACGACCGGATATGGAATCGGACTATAACATACTGTTGGTCGGTCGCCGGAACATGCGTCAAAAAAGGTCGGACAGGACGAAAGTGAGAGGAAGGTCGTGCTGTCCGCTTAGACCGTCACCGCGCTCTCTTGGGAGAGCGACTGCGGGATGTTGGCGCGGTAGAGGGTCACGGCACCGTACTGGGTGGTGAGCTTGAGCTTCACTTCCTCGCCTTCACCGAGGGTCCCAGCCGTGATTGCGGTGGTGTTCATGGCGATGGTGAACCGGTCGTCCTGCGTGTTGAGGACGGGCACGGAGTCGTCACCGTCCTTGATGTCCGACACGTTGAAGTGCGGCTCCTCACCTGCGGCGGCGTCACCGGGCTTTGCCGTGGCCGCGTCGTAGTTGGCCTCGGTCAGCGTCTTGGCGGTCTCCGGCCCAATCCACTCGATGGTGGCCGCAGACAGGTTGATGTCGTCAGAACCGGACCCACGCATCACCGTCAGGTTGACCTGATTGACTCGCTCGTTGTTGCTGACGGTACCGAACGCGCTCACGACCTGCACGCGGTTCGAGACCTGTGCGCTGGACTCCTGACCGGTCTGTTCGGACTTGGTCTGGAGGAAGCCAGCCGTGTTGATAAGCACGCCCGCCGCAATCGCGGCGACCAGAACCATCGCAATGAAGACGATGAGCGTACCGATACCCACCTGACCGCGGTCGTTGACCGCGCCCTCGATTCTATCTTTGACTGCCGAGAGACGATTTCGTATCATTATTCGGACCGTATTTTATTCGGGAACTTTCCCAATCGAGACGTACCACCAACGATATATATAACATTCGTCCGTTTTCACAGGTGATAATTGGCGGGTTGGATTGGTCGAAACGAACGCAGGACGCCGTAAACCTCCGGTAGGGACTTTTCCGGAGGAAGTGTTGGGTAGATTTCAATTTAACAACGTCTGGGTCGCCGAGACGGCGACGTGCGTACTGTGAGTCCGCGACGGGCGTAAAGTAAGCCTTTTGCGCTCGTGGTGACCACACCCTGCCAATGGCCGACCGCGAGGAGGTTTGCGTACTCGTCCCGACACTGAACGAGGCCGAGACTATCGGTGAGGTTATCGACGGGTTCACCAGTCGCGGGTTCGAGAACGTCCTCGTCGTGGACGGGCACTCAACCGACGAGACGACCGAAATCGCCCGAAATCACGGCGCGCGAGTCATCGAGCAGTCCGGAAGCGGCAAGGGCCAAGCGATTCGTGAGGCAATTCGGCACATCGAGTCCGAGTACGTCCTGATGCTGGACGGCGACGGCACCTACCGGCCCGAGGACGCCGACGCGATGCTCGAACCCCTCTTCGAGGACGAGTACGAACACGTCATCGGCGACCGGTTCGCCGACATGGAGGAGGGCGCGATGAGTGGTCTCAACCAGTTCGGCAACGGGATGTTCAACTGGGTGTTCCGCCACATCCACGGCAAGGACTTCCAAGACATCCTGAGCGGCTACCGGGCGTTCACCCGCGAGTCGGTCGAGAACTTCCTCCTCGACGCCGACGGGTTCGGCGTCGAGACCGAGATGGCCGTCGAGTGCGTCAAGCACGGGGTGCCGACCACCGTGGTCCCGATTCGGTACGAGGCCCGGCCCGACGGGTCCGATACCAACCTGCATCCGATTCGGGACGGCGGCGTCATCCTCCTCACGCTCTACCAACTGGCCAAGACCAGCAACCCGCTGTTCTACTTCGGGAGCGTCGGCGTACTGAGCGGCCTGTTCGGCGTCGGCGTCGCCGCGTACGTCGGCTACGAGTGGTTCGTGAAAGTGCCGCGGGAGAGCCACGAGGTGCTGGCGGTCGTCGCGGCGTTCGGCATCCTGTTCGGCGTCCAACTGCTGATGTTCGGCGTGCTGTCGGACCTCATCGTGACGCTCCACCGCGAGCAGATGCGGCGTCTCGACTGAGAGTCAGTCGGGTCAGAATTACGGAGTCAGTTTCGTTCCGATTCTCGGATGGTGAAAGCGGGCGGTACTGTTATTTTTGTGACCGGAGTTGGTGGTACTGTATGCCAGAAGGTCACAACCTCCACGACTACGACGAGGTTCGAGCATCGTTCTCGTGGGACGACATCTACGCGGACGCCGACTGGGACGCGCCCGACGAGTTGAACATCGGTCACGAAGTCTGCGACCGACACGTCGAGAGCGAGGCGCGAGACGAGAACGTGGCGCTCCGACAGGTCGGCATCGACGGCGAACTCACCACGCTGACCTTCCGGGAGTTGGCCGACCGGTCGGGCCAGTTCGCCAACGTCCTCGAGGAGTTAGGCGTCGAGAAGGGCGACCGAGTGTTCTCCTACATGCCCCGGATTCCGGAACACTACGTCGCGCTGGTCGGGACGCTCAAGCGCGGCGCGGTCTTCGGCGGGGTCAACGAGCGGTTCGGTCCCGACGGCATCTCCTACCGCTTGGACGACTGCGACGCCTCGGTGGTCGTGACGACCAGCGACAACCGGGACACGGTGGCCGACGCGCTCGAAGACGCCTCCTCGGTCGAACACGTCGTCACGGTGGACCGCGGCGAGGGAACCATCGGCGACAGCGATGAGGTCTTCGCGGACGCTCTCGACGGCGCGAGCAGTGAGTACGAGGCCGTTCGGACTGGCGGCGAGGACGACGCCCTGCTCTACTACACCAGCGGGACCACCGGCCCGGCGAAGGGCGTCCGCCACAAACAGCGGTGGGTCGCTGGCGTCGCGGCGACCCAGAAGTACGCGGTGGACCTCCAACCCGGCGACCTCTACTGGTCCACCGCCGACTTGGGGTGGCTGACCGGTCCCATCAACACCCTCGGGGCGTGGTTCTGGGGTGCGAGCCTCTTTACCTACGAAGGCGAGTTCGACCCCGAGACGTGGGCCGACCTGTTGGACGAGTACCCGATTTCGGTACTGTTCAGCGTTCCGACCGCCTACCGGATGCTCCGGGAGAAAGAGGAGGTGCTGGAGGGCGTCGATGTGGACCTGCGCCACGCGCTCTCCATCGGGGAACCGCTCTCGGCGGGCGTGGTGGACTGGGGCGAGGAGACGCTGGGCGTCACCATCCACGACACCTACGGCCAGACTGAGACCGGGAACATGATTATCAACAACTACCCGACGATGGAGTTGAAGCCCGGAAGCATGGGCAAGCCCCTGCCCGGCATCGAGGCCGACGTGGTGGACCCCGAGACGGGCGAACCCCTCCCGCCGGGCGAGACGGGCGAAATCGCCGAGCGCCCCGACTACCCCTGCTTCTTCGCCGAGTACTGGCGGAAGCCCGACAAAACCGCCGACTGCTTCGTGGAAGGACCTGACGGAGAGTGGTATCTGTCGGGTGACCTCGCCCGGAAGGACGAGGACGGCTACTTCTGGTTCGAGGGTCGCGCGGACGACGTGATTATCTCGTCGGGATACCGCATCGGACCCTTCGAGGTCGAAAGTTCGCTCGGCGAACACCCCGCGGTCGCAGAGGCCGCGGTGGTGCCCAAGCCGAACCGCGAGCGCGGCAACATCGTGAAGGCCTACGTCGTCACGAGCGACGACGCCGAGGCCGGAGAGGGCCTCGCCGAGGACATCAAGACTCACGTGCGCGACGAACTCTCGGCCCACGAGTACCCCCGCGAAATCGAGTTTGTGAAGGAACTCCCGAAGACCGTGACGGGCAAGATTCGCCGGACGGAACTCCAAGACGACGCCGAGCAGGAGGCGGAAGTCGAACAGGAATGAGCAGGAGTCGGTGGGTTGGGTCGCGTTACTAATTTTTGAACTCCGGCGCGCGCTGGCGCGGCGTCTCGTCGCCGCGCCGAATCGCGCGAGGGATGAGTAGCGCAGGAGCGAAGCGACGAGCAACGCAATCGGTTGGGGAGGGTGTGGCCCGCGCGGTCGCGGTGCGGGGCGGTTGCGGTAGACGGCTTTGCTCAAGCCGGAAGCTAGCTTCCGTCTACTTCGACTTCTGTTCAGAACGTTCTGTCTGCAATTTCCCGAACAACCTGTTCTTTCGCTGTTCGGCCGAAACACAAAACCCCGGAGCCAGACTCAAAAACCCGACTCAAATCGGTAATGCGGCCCGAACGCGCTCGATGACGCTCGGCGTCTTGGAGTTCCGGTACCGCTCGAACACCGGATGGAGCGCGTTCAGGAACTCCTGTTTGTCCTCGAAGTGGCCGCGTTCGACATCCGAGACGGCCTCCGAGAGCGGTACGGTGTGACCGTCGGCGTCGTACTTGATGCGCGGGTTCGAGAGTACCTGCACGACTTCCTCGCCGCTCGCAGGGAACGAGAGGTCGCCGTCGTCGAGTTTGGCCGCCACTTCGGCGATGCCGAACTCGATGACCTCCGGCCCCTCGTCCGAGTTCGACGGTGGTGGCCTCACGCCCATGACCGTGGGTTCTCGCTCCCGCAATGAAAAAGTGACTCCTCGGAAACCCAACTAGTTTGCGGGCCACGGCCGTCGAAGCAACGAGGTTCGCGCCGAAACGGGAAATAAAAACGTTTCTTTAGAAAAGAAATACACGTACTTTTCATCATCGATTCATGGTCAAACCGCCCGAGCGTATCCGCGGTGAACGCACGAGGACAGGAGACGACCGAACGCTGTCGCTCGGCGTCGTCCCGTTTTTCTTTCCTCCGGCCGCGCGAACGCAAGACCGATGCCTTTCTTAACTGTCCATCACGTAGTCCGGCGCATGACAGGCGTACGAGTCGCGGGGGTCGGCCTCACCCACTTCGGGAAGCACCCCGAGCGGACCGGCCGGGACCTCTTTGCGGAGGCGAGCAACCGAGCGTTCGCCGACGCGGGCGTTGACCGTGACGACGTAGAACAGTTGAACTACGGCAACTTCATGGGCGAGTTGAGCGAGCATCAGGGCCATCAGGGTCCGCTGATGGCCGAGGCCGCCGGCCTCGACGTACCGGCGACGCGCTACGAAAGTGCGTGTGCCTCCTCTGGCGTGGCGGTCCGCGAGGCCGTCAAGGACGTGCGAAACGGCGAGGTTGACGTGGCGCTGGTCGGCGGCGCGGAGCGCATGAACAACCTCGGCACCGCCGGCACGACTGAGGCGCTGGCCATCGCGGCCGACGACCTCTACGAAGTCCGGGCGGGCATGACCTTCCCGGCGGCCTACGCGCTGATGGCGCGGGCCTACTTCGACCAGTACGGCGGGAGCAAGGAGGAGTTGGCCGAAATCGCGGTCAAGAACCACGACAACGCGCTGGACAACGAGTACGCCCAGTTCCAGTCGGCCATCTCGGTCGAGGACGCCCTCGACGCCCCGATGATTGCCGACCCCCTCGGTCTCTACGACGCCTGCCCCATCACCGACGGGGCCAGCGCGGTGCTCCTCGTCAGCGACGAGTACGCCGACGAGAACGGCCTCGACGCGCCGGTCTCCGTCACGGGCACCGGACAGGGCGGCGACAAGATGGCACTCCAAGACCGCGAGTACCTCGCTCGCACCCCGGCCGCCGAGGACGCCGCCGAGGAGGCCTACGACGACGCCGGCATCGGTCCCCAAGACGTGTCGGTCGCCGAGGTCCACGACTGTTTCACCATCGCGGAGGTCCTCGCGCTGGAGGCCCTCGACTTCTACGCCCCCGGCGAGGGCATCGGCGCGGCGGCCCGCGGCGAGACCACCCGCGACGGCGACCGACCCGTCAACCTCTCCGGTGGCCTCAAAGCCAAGGGCCACCCGGTCGGCGCGACCGGAACGAGTCAGGTCGTGGAGATGACCCGCCTGCTCCGGGGCGACCACCCCAACTCCGACGCCGTGCCCGGCGACGTCGGCGTGACCCACAACGCGGGTGGAACAGTTGCCAGTACCACGGTTCACGTGCTGGAGGTGGAAGAATGAGCGAGAACGCCGACGACGAGCGAGTCCGCGACGAGGGCTACGACGACCTGCTGGACGCCATCGAATCGGGCGAGGGCTTCTACATCGAATGTCCCGAAAGTCACGGGTCGCTCCCGCCCCGGCGGGTCTGTCCTCACTGCGGCGCGACGGAGTTGGAAGAAGTTCCGCTTCCCGAGACCGGCGCAATCGAGACGTTCACCACGGTCAACGTCGCTTCGCCCGAGTTCGCCGACGACACCCCCTACGTCACCGCAGTCGCCGACTTCGGCGCAGTTCGAGTGACCGGACAGGTCCGCGGAATCGACCCGGACGGCCTCGAAGTCGGCACCGAGGTCACGCCGGATGTCGGCGAGAGCGAGACGACCGGCGAGCGCGTGCTGATTCTGCGGGCGGACTGAACTTCTCTCCTCGCTACTGTTCTGCTTCCGCGCCGGTCTCTATTCCCTCCTCGGTCAACTCGTCTAACAGCACGTCGAGGAAGGGACCGGGATGCTCGGCGTGGGGGAGCAGTTTCGCCTCGTCGAACACGACCAGTTTGGTGTCGGCCTTCTCGGCCAGTTCTTCGCCCTCCTCGAGCGGCGAGACGGTCGCGTCCCGGCCCCAGACGATAGTCACGGGAATATCGAGGCGGGCCAGTTCCGCGCCCAAGTCCACGTCTGGGTCGAGATAGCCCGAGACGAAGGAGGCGGGAGCGAACCGCGCGCCGGGTTGGTGGGCGGTCTGCCACTGGTAGTCAACGTCGCGCTCGGTGTACGACGCCTCGGTCGAGTAGGCCTCGCGGTTATCGAAGAAGTGGAGCGACCGCTTGCTCGTCAGGAGGTTGAACAGGGCTTGGCCGACCACGGGCGACCGGAACACCGACCGAAGCCACGTCCGGCGCGACCCGGTGTCGCCTGTCGGCGCGACGAGGAGCAACCGGGAGAACGCCCCGGACTGCTGGTGCGCCAGAGTTGCGTAGGCTCCCGAAAGCGAGGTGGCCACGCAGGCGGCCTCCTCGGTCAGGTCCTCGGCGAAGTCGGTGACGAAGGCGGTGTAGAGCGCCGAGGAGTAGGTCAGGGGCGGCCGGTCCGAGCGCCCGAATCCGGGCAGGTCGGGGGCGATGACGTGGTGGGTCTTGGCCAACTGGCTGAATATCTGGTCGAACTCCTTGTTCGAGGCCGCGGCGTGGACGCCGTGCAAGAGGAGTACGTCGGGGTCCTCGGGGTCGCCGGCCTCGGTGTAGGCCACGTCGAACCCCCGCCACCGGTAGGTCTTCTGTCGGCCCTCCAGCGCGGGTTGGAGGTCGCTGGCTTTCCACGACAGCAGTCGGTTGCCGAGCGCCGCAGACCCGAGTCCGCCTGCGATTCCGGCGACGACGTTTCGTAGCTTCATACCTGAATCTTCAGCGTCAGGAAAGTTAGCCGTTGTGCCGACGACCGCAGACAGAGAAACCGGGCGAGGACACCTCGGGTGTCCTGTAAACCGTTAGTTCGAGGTTATCGTCTTGGTGGTGTCGTTGGCGAACGTCGCTTTCAAGTTACCGTCGGAGTCTACCCACAGCTTCGCGCCCGACGACGGCGAATCGGGGGCCGACGACCGTTCGGAAGCTAGTGATAGTACTGAGTTCTTCACTTCGACGGGACCTCCCTCGTTCCACGTCATGAGGTCCTGAGAGTTGGCCGCGTCGTGA
This genomic window contains:
- a CDS encoding sulfatase; amino-acid sequence: MRPNVLLIILDSVRAGNTSLYGHEHETTPFLETFAEEATVYEQARSPGTWSLPSHTSMFTGLHVEEHGVTRARHSLQSGHTIFETLRDDHDYDTGVFSENTWITDMDVGLKDAFDTVEGARNLPYPEGVDPSNFVLTEGQGQYLDYLKHCLQSDEPVKSLANGVVTKLAWDYPRYLPDSLTASTPAEVYTDLFLDWEDDRDGPWAACINFMDGHLPYEPDAGHDGWGGEKLRDLQDEMQDQVWEFNGGQRPWWQRKALEGLYDGTIHQMDNQIGRVVNALDERGVLDDTLVVVTADHGEGFGEPSRVRPGARVAAHGAGIHEALLHVPLVVRAPGQRDSERVSEAASLTQFPEAVHSLIEDDWDDDAFVPEGPVVASSHGLEEPMEERASKYCGDLWRFNGDARAVYRDEDEFVRKDVTWRDEEASVLVCDSKASAKTDDGDARERVESAFETIKDVGVRDESEGMGDVDEATQKRLEDLGYV
- a CDS encoding glycosyltransferase family 4 protein; this encodes MRILQVTPRYPPHTGGVETHVAEISERLAARGHDVTVFTADAGDDVPRQHVRDGVQVRRFRGFAPGGAFHVAPGIAPAVRRADPDVIHAHNYHSLPAFFAALGAGDSRFVVTPHYHGGSASDFRDRLLSLYRPLGGWALDRADEVIAVSEWERNRLRADFGVEATVIPNGLRVERFAEATSEERDRPYLLCVGRLEEYKGVQHAIRALSELPEYDLLVAGSGDFRDELRRVAGEAGVAERVEFLGFVADERLPGLYAGASAYLLLSSFEAYGMTVAEALASGTPCVVRTGSALDDWASNAGVAAIDRPAPEEVADAVGAVRERTPDATNLLDWEEVAERVVARYDVL
- a CDS encoding glycosyltransferase; translation: MNSLVAAAGALVAATALPYLAYLTLYALVRPSGSPADKRDAEPTVSIVLPTYNESGIIEKKLDDVISLDYPMEKVELVVVDSSDDETPELVEEYFADRESPDLNLIRETERRGLAPALNDAYASAENEMVVKTDCDSYVADDALREAAANLADPEVSAVTGQNAEVLGGSEVEAGYRGVQAHIQTLESHLDSTLIFHGPFSAFENDAIVPIDPESLADDTELALKIRRGGDRVIFDPAVRYKEASHSDFSKRRLQKDRRGMGLIRLLVQHRDALGKYGKYGKVVLPFNWWFMIASPWLVALDVLAVTAAGISVFGLAGLAVPAALAGFVWLGQKDLLGPLQAFYAIFDSQVSLLHAGTELLRGEGDGTWEVDEDLREAFD
- a CDS encoding archaellin/type IV pilin N-terminal domain-containing protein, with amino-acid sequence MIRNRLSAVKDRIEGAVNDRGQVGIGTLIVFIAMVLVAAIAAGVLINTAGFLQTKSEQTGQESSAQVSNRVQVVSAFGTVSNNERVNQVNLTVMRGSGSDDINLSAATIEWIGPETAKTLTEANYDAATAKPGDAAAGEEPHFNVSDIKDGDDSVPVLNTQDDRFTIAMNTTAITAGTLGEGEEVKLKLTTQYGAVTLYRANIPQSLSQESAVTV
- the aglJ gene encoding S-layer glycoprotein N-glycosyltransferase AglJ, which codes for MADREEVCVLVPTLNEAETIGEVIDGFTSRGFENVLVVDGHSTDETTEIARNHGARVIEQSGSGKGQAIREAIRHIESEYVLMLDGDGTYRPEDADAMLEPLFEDEYEHVIGDRFADMEEGAMSGLNQFGNGMFNWVFRHIHGKDFQDILSGYRAFTRESVENFLLDADGFGVETEMAVECVKHGVPTTVVPIRYEARPDGSDTNLHPIRDGGVILLTLYQLAKTSNPLFYFGSVGVLSGLFGVGVAAYVGYEWFVKVPRESHEVLAVVAAFGILFGVQLLMFGVLSDLIVTLHREQMRRLD
- a CDS encoding acyl-CoA synthetase — encoded protein: MPEGHNLHDYDEVRASFSWDDIYADADWDAPDELNIGHEVCDRHVESEARDENVALRQVGIDGELTTLTFRELADRSGQFANVLEELGVEKGDRVFSYMPRIPEHYVALVGTLKRGAVFGGVNERFGPDGISYRLDDCDASVVVTTSDNRDTVADALEDASSVEHVVTVDRGEGTIGDSDEVFADALDGASSEYEAVRTGGEDDALLYYTSGTTGPAKGVRHKQRWVAGVAATQKYAVDLQPGDLYWSTADLGWLTGPINTLGAWFWGASLFTYEGEFDPETWADLLDEYPISVLFSVPTAYRMLREKEEVLEGVDVDLRHALSIGEPLSAGVVDWGEETLGVTIHDTYGQTETGNMIINNYPTMELKPGSMGKPLPGIEADVVDPETGEPLPPGETGEIAERPDYPCFFAEYWRKPDKTADCFVEGPDGEWYLSGDLARKDEDGYFWFEGRADDVIISSGYRIGPFEVESSLGEHPAVAEAAVVPKPNRERGNIVKAYVVTSDDAEAGEGLAEDIKTHVRDELSAHEYPREIEFVKELPKTVTGKIRRTELQDDAEQEAEVEQE
- a CDS encoding thiolase C-terminal domain-containing protein; this translates as MTGVRVAGVGLTHFGKHPERTGRDLFAEASNRAFADAGVDRDDVEQLNYGNFMGELSEHQGHQGPLMAEAAGLDVPATRYESACASSGVAVREAVKDVRNGEVDVALVGGAERMNNLGTAGTTEALAIAADDLYEVRAGMTFPAAYALMARAYFDQYGGSKEELAEIAVKNHDNALDNEYAQFQSAISVEDALDAPMIADPLGLYDACPITDGASAVLLVSDEYADENGLDAPVSVTGTGQGGDKMALQDREYLARTPAAEDAAEEAYDDAGIGPQDVSVAEVHDCFTIAEVLALEALDFYAPGEGIGAAARGETTRDGDRPVNLSGGLKAKGHPVGATGTSQVVEMTRLLRGDHPNSDAVPGDVGVTHNAGGTVASTTVHVLEVEE
- a CDS encoding Zn-ribbon domain-containing OB-fold protein codes for the protein MSENADDERVRDEGYDDLLDAIESGEGFYIECPESHGSLPPRRVCPHCGATELEEVPLPETGAIETFTTVNVASPEFADDTPYVTAVADFGAVRVTGQVRGIDPDGLEVGTEVTPDVGESETTGERVLILRAD
- a CDS encoding alpha/beta fold hydrolase, which produces MKLRNVVAGIAGGLGSAALGNRLLSWKASDLQPALEGRQKTYRWRGFDVAYTEAGDPEDPDVLLLHGVHAAASNKEFDQIFSQLAKTHHVIAPDLPGFGRSDRPPLTYSSALYTAFVTDFAEDLTEEAACVATSLSGAYATLAHQQSGAFSRLLLVAPTGDTGSRRTWLRSVFRSPVVGQALFNLLTSKRSLHFFDNREAYSTEASYTERDVDYQWQTAHQPGARFAPASFVSGYLDPDVDLGAELARLDIPVTIVWGRDATVSPLEEGEELAEKADTKLVVFDEAKLLPHAEHPGPFLDVLLDELTEEGIETGAEAEQ